The Luteimonas sp. YGD11-2 genome has a window encoding:
- the glgX gene encoding glycogen debranching protein GlgX, protein MSKKSFATRSRIQEGRPYPLGATWDGLGVNFALYSAHATKVELCLFDARGRECERIVLPEYTDEVWHGYLPDARPGQLYGYRVHGPYAPDAGHRFNPNKLLIDPYARRLVGELKWAPALFGYTLGHRDADLSFDRRDSAAYIPKCAVIDPSFTWGEDRRPARPWSRTVIYESHVRGLTMRHPDVPEAHRGTFAGLREEPVVRHLRDLGVTAVELLPVHAFADDHYLEEKGLRNYWGYNTLCFFAPQPRYLASGSIDEFKQMVARLHAEGLEVILDVVYNHTAEGNELGPTLSFRGIDNASYYRLADNPRHYINDTGTGNTFDLTSAGALRLVADSLRYWVTEMHVDGFRFDLATILGRERSGFDPSGSFLDTVRQDPVLSGVKLIAEPWDIGPGGYQVGNFPPGWAEWNDRFRDTVRAFWRGDEGKLPEFVTRLTGSADLFNRNGRRPSASVNFITAHDGFTLRDLVSYEHKHNEANGEDNRDGHDHNLSANYGVEGPSEDAGIEALRLRQQRNLLATLLLAQGTPMLLAGDEFGQTQHGNNNAYCQDNEISWLDWDAAARPPGQELTAFVQRVLSLRERFPLLHHNRFLTGRYDPELDVHDVCWLRPDGEAMGDDDWNAPHARALMMHLDGRAPVSGLRVPGTAASLLLLVNAAEEPVVFRLPEVASVHWRMLLDTTTGGRGPRLPGGGEWTAEGRSLALLAVEHDEAG, encoded by the coding sequence ATGTCGAAGAAATCATTCGCCACCCGTTCGCGCATCCAGGAGGGCCGCCCGTATCCGCTCGGCGCCACCTGGGATGGCCTGGGTGTCAATTTCGCGCTGTATTCCGCGCATGCCACCAAGGTGGAACTGTGCCTGTTCGATGCACGCGGGCGCGAGTGCGAGCGCATCGTGCTGCCGGAGTACACCGACGAGGTCTGGCATGGCTATCTGCCCGACGCGCGGCCGGGCCAGCTGTACGGCTACCGCGTGCATGGGCCCTACGCGCCCGATGCCGGGCACCGTTTCAACCCGAACAAGCTGCTGATCGACCCCTATGCACGGCGCCTGGTCGGTGAGCTGAAGTGGGCGCCGGCGCTGTTCGGCTACACCCTGGGGCATCGCGACGCCGACCTCAGTTTCGACCGCCGCGACAGCGCCGCCTACATCCCGAAGTGCGCGGTGATCGACCCCTCGTTCACCTGGGGCGAGGACCGCCGGCCGGCCCGCCCGTGGTCACGCACGGTGATCTACGAAAGCCATGTGCGCGGGCTGACCATGCGCCATCCGGACGTGCCCGAGGCCCATCGCGGCACCTTTGCCGGGCTGCGCGAGGAACCCGTGGTGCGCCACCTGCGCGACCTCGGCGTCACCGCGGTGGAACTGCTGCCGGTGCACGCGTTCGCCGACGACCACTACCTCGAGGAAAAAGGGCTGCGCAACTACTGGGGCTACAACACCCTGTGCTTCTTCGCACCGCAGCCGCGCTACCTCGCCAGCGGCAGCATCGACGAGTTCAAGCAGATGGTCGCGCGCCTGCATGCCGAAGGGCTGGAGGTGATCCTCGACGTGGTCTACAACCACACCGCCGAGGGCAACGAGCTCGGTCCGACGCTGTCGTTCCGCGGCATCGACAACGCCAGCTACTACCGGCTCGCCGACAACCCGCGCCACTACATCAACGACACCGGTACCGGCAACACGTTCGACCTCACCAGCGCCGGTGCACTGCGGCTGGTGGCCGATTCGCTGCGCTACTGGGTGACCGAGATGCACGTCGACGGCTTCCGCTTCGACCTCGCCACCATCCTCGGCCGCGAGCGCAGCGGCTTCGATCCGTCCGGCAGCTTCCTCGACACCGTGCGCCAGGATCCGGTGCTGAGCGGCGTGAAGCTGATCGCCGAGCCCTGGGACATCGGGCCGGGCGGCTACCAGGTCGGCAATTTCCCGCCCGGCTGGGCGGAGTGGAACGACCGCTTCCGCGATACCGTGCGGGCATTCTGGCGCGGCGACGAAGGCAAGCTGCCCGAGTTCGTCACCCGCCTCACCGGGTCAGCGGACCTGTTCAACCGCAATGGCCGCCGGCCCAGCGCCTCGGTGAATTTCATCACCGCGCACGACGGCTTCACTTTGCGCGACCTGGTCAGCTACGAGCACAAGCACAACGAGGCCAACGGCGAGGACAACCGCGACGGCCACGACCACAACCTGTCGGCGAACTATGGCGTCGAGGGGCCGAGCGAGGACGCCGGCATCGAGGCCCTGCGGCTGCGCCAGCAGCGCAACCTGCTGGCCACCCTGCTGCTGGCACAGGGCACGCCGATGCTGCTGGCGGGCGACGAGTTCGGGCAGACGCAGCACGGCAACAACAACGCCTACTGCCAGGACAACGAGATCAGCTGGCTCGACTGGGACGCCGCCGCGCGGCCGCCGGGGCAGGAGCTGACCGCGTTCGTGCAGCGCGTGCTGTCGTTGCGCGAGCGCTTCCCGCTGCTGCACCACAACCGTTTCCTGACCGGCCGCTACGACCCCGAGCTCGACGTGCACGACGTGTGCTGGCTGCGCCCGGACGGCGAGGCGATGGGCGACGACGACTGGAACGCACCGCATGCGCGCGCGCTGATGATGCATCTCGACGGCCGGGCCCCGGTCAGCGGGCTGCGGGTGCCGGGTACCGCGGCCAGCCTGCTGCTGCTGGTCAATGCCGCCGAGGAGCCGGTGGTGTTCCGGCTGCCCGAGGTGGCGTCGGTGCACTGGCGGATGCTGCTCGACACCACCACCGGCGGCCGTGGCCCACGCCTGCCCGGCGGGGGCGAATGGACAGCCGAAGGCCGCTCGCTGGCGCTGCTGGCGGTGGAACACGACGAGGCGGGGTGA